A genomic window from Kineosporia sp. NBRC 101731 includes:
- a CDS encoding dihydroorotase — protein sequence MGSYVIKGARPLGGPATDILIEDGLVTQVGPVTASGAQVIDADGLIALPGLVDLHTHLREPGREDAETVETGTRAAAMGGWTAVHAMANTDPVADTAGVVEQVWRLGREYGWVDVRPVGAVTVGLGGERLAELGAMADSAAGVRVFSDDGHCVWDPVLMRRALEYVKAFDGVVAQHAQEPRLTEGAQMHEGSVSAELGLTGWPAVAEEAIIARDVLLAGHVDSRLHVCHVSTAGSVEILRWAKTRGIKVTAEVTPHHLLLTDELVRSYDPVFKVNPPLRTAADVQAVREALADGTIDIVATDHAPHPVEAKDCEWGVASMGMTGLETALSIVQEAMVDTGMLTWEQVGMRMSVQPARIGRVASQGRPIAAGEPAHLTLVDPSARWECDPATQATMGRNSPVRGRTMHGRVVATIYAGRPTVLDGVLNEALSEVPL from the coding sequence ATGGGCTCCTACGTGATCAAGGGCGCCCGTCCGCTGGGCGGTCCGGCGACCGACATCCTGATCGAGGACGGTCTGGTCACCCAGGTCGGCCCGGTCACCGCGAGCGGTGCCCAGGTGATCGACGCGGACGGGCTGATCGCCCTGCCCGGTCTGGTCGACCTGCACACCCACCTGCGCGAGCCCGGCCGGGAAGACGCCGAGACGGTCGAGACCGGCACCCGGGCCGCGGCGATGGGCGGCTGGACGGCCGTGCACGCGATGGCCAACACCGACCCGGTGGCCGACACGGCCGGCGTGGTCGAGCAGGTCTGGCGGCTGGGCCGCGAGTACGGCTGGGTGGACGTGCGCCCGGTCGGTGCCGTCACCGTCGGCCTGGGCGGTGAGCGTCTGGCCGAGCTCGGCGCGATGGCCGACTCCGCGGCCGGCGTGCGGGTGTTCTCCGACGACGGGCACTGCGTCTGGGACCCGGTGCTGATGCGCCGCGCCCTGGAGTACGTGAAGGCCTTCGACGGGGTCGTCGCCCAGCACGCCCAGGAGCCGCGCCTGACCGAGGGCGCGCAGATGCACGAGGGATCGGTCTCGGCCGAGCTCGGCCTGACCGGCTGGCCGGCGGTCGCCGAGGAGGCGATCATCGCCCGGGACGTGCTGCTGGCCGGGCACGTCGACTCCCGCCTGCACGTGTGCCACGTCTCCACGGCCGGCTCGGTGGAGATCCTGCGCTGGGCCAAGACCCGCGGCATCAAGGTCACCGCCGAGGTCACCCCGCACCACCTGCTGCTGACCGACGAACTGGTGCGCAGCTACGACCCGGTGTTCAAGGTCAACCCGCCGCTGCGCACCGCCGCCGACGTCCAGGCCGTGCGCGAGGCCCTGGCCGACGGCACGATCGACATCGTCGCCACCGACCACGCCCCGCACCCGGTCGAGGCCAAGGACTGCGAGTGGGGTGTCGCCTCCATGGGCATGACCGGCCTGGAGACCGCGCTGTCGATCGTGCAGGAGGCGATGGTCGACACCGGAATGCTGACCTGGGAACAGGTCGGGATGAGGATGTCGGTCCAGCCCGCCCGGATCGGGCGGGTCGCGAGCCAGGGCCGCCCGATCGCGGCCGGCGAGCCCGCTCACCTCACCCTGGTCGACCCCTCGGCCCGGTGGGAATGCGATCCTGCCACCCAGGCCACGATGGGCCGTAACTCTCCGGTGCGGGGCCGGACGATGCACGGTCGTGTCGTGGCGACCATCTACGCGGGACGCCCGACCGTTCTGGACGGCGTCCTCAACGAGGCTCTTTCGGAGGTGCCGCTGTGA
- the carA gene encoding glutamine-hydrolyzing carbamoyl-phosphate synthase small subunit: MTSVPAVLVLEDGTSWRGRAYGAVGSTVGEAVFSTGMTGYQETLTDPSYHRQVVVMTAPHIGNTGVNDEDNESSKIWVAGYVVRDPARRSSNWRAKRELPDELSAQGVVGISHVDTRAITRHLRERGAMRVGIFSGGSLPSEENLLQQVRQAPEMSGASLADQVSTAERYVVPAAGEKRFTVAAIDLGIKAMTPHRMSQRGIETHVLPSTATLDDVLAANPDGVFFSNGPGDPSTMQEQIGLLKEVLDRRIPFFGICFGNQILGHALDLGTYKLGYGHRGINQPVMDRTTGRVEVTAHNHGFAVDAPRDGTFATPFGQAQVSHVCLNDDVVEGLNLVDGPAFSVQYHPEAAAGPHDAGYLFDRFADLMGEHSADAQKN; the protein is encoded by the coding sequence GTGACATCCGTCCCCGCAGTCCTCGTGCTCGAGGACGGGACCAGCTGGCGCGGACGCGCCTACGGTGCCGTCGGCAGCACGGTCGGCGAGGCGGTGTTCTCCACCGGGATGACCGGTTACCAGGAGACGCTGACCGACCCGTCCTACCACCGCCAGGTGGTCGTCATGACCGCCCCGCACATCGGCAACACCGGTGTGAACGACGAGGACAACGAGTCCTCGAAGATCTGGGTGGCCGGATACGTCGTGCGTGACCCCGCACGTCGTTCCTCGAACTGGCGGGCGAAGCGCGAGCTGCCCGACGAACTCTCCGCGCAGGGCGTCGTGGGCATCTCCCACGTCGACACCCGCGCCATCACGCGTCACCTGCGCGAGCGGGGCGCCATGCGGGTGGGCATCTTCTCCGGCGGCTCGCTGCCCTCGGAAGAGAACCTGCTGCAGCAGGTCCGCCAGGCCCCGGAGATGAGCGGCGCCTCGCTGGCCGACCAGGTCAGCACCGCCGAGCGCTACGTGGTCCCGGCCGCCGGCGAGAAGCGCTTCACCGTGGCCGCGATCGACCTCGGCATCAAGGCGATGACCCCGCACCGGATGTCGCAGCGCGGCATCGAGACTCACGTGCTGCCCTCGACCGCCACCCTGGACGACGTGCTCGCCGCGAACCCCGACGGGGTGTTCTTCTCCAACGGCCCGGGCGACCCCTCGACCATGCAGGAGCAGATCGGCCTGCTGAAAGAGGTTCTTGACCGGCGGATCCCGTTCTTCGGCATCTGCTTCGGCAACCAGATCCTGGGCCACGCCCTCGACCTGGGCACCTACAAGCTGGGCTACGGCCACCGCGGCATCAACCAGCCGGTGATGGACCGCACCACCGGCCGGGTCGAGGTCACCGCGCACAACCACGGTTTCGCCGTCGACGCGCCCCGGGACGGCACTTTCGCCACCCCGTTCGGGCAGGCGCAGGTGAGCCATGTCTGCCTCAACGACGATGTCGTCGAAGGTCTCAATCTTGTTGACGGGCCTGCATTCTCGGTGCAGTACCACCCCGAGGCGGCAGCCGGCCCGCACGATGCGGGCTACCTGTTCGACCGCTTCGCCGATCTGATGGGGGAGCACAGCGCCGATGCCCAGAAGAACTGA